The sequence below is a genomic window from Sphingobacterium sp. ML3W.
TTGCACAAGCAGCTGGCGCAAGAGTGATTAAAGCTTTACAACCGGACAGCACGGTAGGCACAACCTTCTCTTGTTCGCATATCGAACCCTACACAGACCGAGAAAAAGATATCCTTGCGGCTAAAAAAGCAGATGTATTACTCAACCGGTTACTATTGGAACCTTTGTTGGGAATGGGTTATCCAACTCGTGAAATCAAGGTCCTGAAAAGAATCGAGCAATATATGAAGGCCAATGATGAAAATGACCTCAAATTTAATATGGATTTTATCGGTGTCCAAAATTATACACGCGAGATTATTAAGCATTCCTTATTTGTCCCGTACCTAAGAGCAAAAATAGTAAATGCAAAGGACCGTAAAGTAGAAATGACTGCAATGAACTGGGAAGTATACCCAGAATCGATGTACCATATTTTGAATAAATTCAACTCCTACCCCAACATGCCACCCCTGATCATTACCGAAAATGGTGCCGCCTTTCCAGATAAAGTTGAAGACAACGTCGTTCATGACACTAAAAGATTGCAGTATTTACAAGCTACCATCGGGCAAGTTCTCCGGGCCAAGCAAGAGGGCATTCCGGTGAAAGGCTACTTTGTATGGACTTTTCTAGATAACTTCGAATGGGCAGAGGGATATCAACCCAGATTCGGCTTGGTGCATGTGGACTTTCAGACGCAACAGCGCATTGTCAAATCGTCGGGACAATGGTACGCAAATTTCCTCGAGTAATCAGAATCAATACTCCTAGCTAACAAGCCTGCGTTTCCCATAACAACCTAAACATCATCTTCAGGGAGTCGTATCCTACGCGACTTATTTATTGTGTAACGATATTCGATTTATTACTGCAATTATAGTATCTTGAGCGAAATTATATATACCAGCGATACTTTATGAAGAAAATTTATCCCAAATTATTATTTATTTTATTCACTTTTCCATTTATCAATCAAGCCTTGGCGCAAGAAAACGACTTTTCAATAGGTTTGCACTCAGAGATACAATTCGAATCACCTAGCTACACCACATACTATGGCCTGCAAGGAAAATATGATTTAACGAAACGCCAAGCCATACAAGCACAAATAGGTTTGGCTACAGAACAGATCGGTTATGTGGGAGTAGATTATCTTTATACCCTATTTCCTTTAAAAAACCTTCCAAGTATTTTTATAGGAGGAGGAGTAGGTTATGAAAAGATTAGAAACACAGATATCGACGACCTTATCTTTAATGGACAAGTCGGTTTCCAGTTTGATATCAAACGGTTTTCCCCTTACGTGGGTTACAAAGCTAAATTTTATTTTGAAGCAGAAGGCATCGACCCCAGTTACATGACATTAGGTATCCGTTATCGGCTGTAACATCTTCACGAACACCTGTCAAATCAGCTAGCGTACATCACCTTCTATCACATAGGCCGACAAGGTGTTTAGGTTAGCAATAGCTGCTCCCATGGTATTGTTAAAGTAAACAAAAACATCTTTACCATCAGAGAGCCATTCCTTTATATATGCGCTATATTCTTGTAGAAAAGCATCGTCATAACTCCCTCGGTAATCACCCCCAGGACCGTGAAAGCGGAGATAAATAAAATTTGCACCGGTATGCTGGAGGTTGATTCCCTTATTATTCTTATCATGCAATACCATGGCAAAACGGTAATCATCCAGCAGTTGCATGGTTTCTGCTCGATACCATGATGGATGCCGAAACTCCACACAGATTCTCCAGCCTTTGCTCTGCGGCAGACCGACGATCGTCTCCAGCAGCCGATTCAAAGGCAACAACGCATCAAAATGTGCCGATGGGGGCAATTGAATCAATAAGCATCCTTTCTTTTCTCCAACAGCAGCGATAGCTTCCATAAACCGCGCGACATCCGCCGCTTCAAAGGCCAACCCCTTGGCATGAGTAATCCCTTTCCACAATTTAAAGGTGAAAAGAAAACCATCGGTCACTTCGTGCGACCACCGTAGCATGGTTACTGCACGCGGTATATGATAAAAAGAACTATTGATCTCTACCGAATTGAACAAGAGGCTACAAACCGCTAACCTACTTTTATCCTGTAATTTTTCGGGATAATAACTCTTGTTCTTATATGGCAAAAGAATACCACTTGTGCCAGCATAATAAACAGATTCCATAACTATACAACAATTCTCATGGCTATATGTTACACAAAGGACAGATAGCATTGACTGAATCGCATGTCGAAAAAATCAATTAGATCTACCTCCTCAATGGCAATACTAACATTAACATAAAAAAGAGAGGTTTTCACCTCTCTTTTTTTATAAACAAACCTAAATACACTATTTTATTTCATGAGCTACATGCTATAATACTGTTCCCAACCTCGCGTTGGCGGAGGGCCTGCCAATAAAGCATTGGCAAATATATTGTTCACGATTTCTTTCTTCTCCGGATCAAATATAAGTTTCGCATTCAACCGTTGCGCGATAACTCCCAAACAAAACACTTGGCTTAATGGACCCGCTATTTCAAATGGAGATCTAGTTTTTTCTTCACCCTTGCAGGCTTTTAGAAAATTAGCAAAATGGTTGGATGGAGATACGGGTACTACTGGCAACTTAGACTCCATATCTTTAGCTTTAGATTCGGGGATGATTTGCAATGTACTTCCATGAGAACCACCCTTGAACATGAGGTCTTTACTGTAAATGATTTTCCCTGGATTCAATTTTGCAGGTTCTAGTTTTCCTGTACTTGGCGCCGGAATATTAGGATCCAAACCCGAAACCCCATAGCCCTCTGGTATTGGCGGCAGATTGTTTAGACCATCATACCAATTGATATCAACAGCAGGCATCCTTTTTCTTTTTGGAAAATGAAAATTCAATGTCGATGACATCGGGAAGAAATAAGAATTATGTCCATCCAGGTTTACAGCAGACACTTCAGTAGGTAGTCCAAGATTTAGAAACTCATGTGCCGTATCCAATATATGCGCTCCCCAATCCCCCAAAGCCCCCATACCAAAATCATACCAGCAGCGCCATTGTCCATTGACAAAATCCTTATTATAATCATGTCCCATCGTCTGCATCTGCCAAAGTTCCCAATCTAGTGTCTGTGGACTTGTTTCTGCTGCCGGAAATCCTTTCATATTGACATTCCAGCCATGCCATCTACGAGGCATATTCATATGTGCATCTATACGGGTCACATCTTTGATAATTCCAGCATCCTCCCATGCTTTAAATTGAAAATAATTGGCTTCCGAATGCCCTTGATTTCCCATTTGAGTTACTATCTTAGGTGTTTTCCTAGCCTTGTTAGTCATCAATTCTACTTCATGAAACGTTCTGGCCATTGGTTTTTCAACATATACGTGTTTACCAAGATCCAATGCCAACATGGTGATGGCAAAATGAGAAAAATCAGGAGTTCCGATACTTACAGCATCGATCTGATTGGACATTTTATCAAACATCACCCTAAAATCTTGAAACCTTGGTGCGTCAGGAAACATCGAAAGAATCTCTTCTGTCTGTTTTGCACCAAGATCAACATCACAAAGCGCAACGATATTGCATAACCCTGTTGCATATAAGGCTTTAATGATCTCTCCTCCCCTATTTCCCAAACCTACACAAGCCAAATTGACGCGTTCATTTGGCTTGGCCAATTGAATATTTCCCAACACACTATTTGCGAATAACACCGCTCCACCCGCTAACGCTGATTTTTTTACAAAACTCCTGCGCGATAAATAATGATTCATACTCTTATAATTTAGTTACTTGTATTGATTTTTATACTACGGAATGAGACCTGATCTCCATGATCCTGCAACAAGATATATCCTTCTTTAGCCTCACCAAAATCTACCCAATCTTTATACTTACTCTTAGCCACTAAATCCTTGAATTCCTTAGACCCACGTTCATAGCTCAACATTTTAACACCATTCAAGTAGTGCTCCACTTTGTTGTCG
It includes:
- a CDS encoding GH1 family beta-glucosidase, with the protein product MLLKKEAFGKDFIWGVSTAAYQIEGAHDLDGKGPSIWDIFVKKKNKIFQSHHGDIACDFYNRYTQDLYLMHRLNIRHFRFSLSWSRILPNGIGEVNQSGIDFYNRLIDLSLELGITPWITLYHWDLPLALDKKGGWLNRDIKDWFTEYVAVCVKHFGDRVKHWMVLNEPTVFSAAGYFFGVHAPGKKGLDYFLAAAHHAALAQAAGARVIKALQPDSTVGTTFSCSHIEPYTDREKDILAAKKADVLLNRLLLEPLLGMGYPTREIKVLKRIEQYMKANDENDLKFNMDFIGVQNYTREIIKHSLFVPYLRAKIVNAKDRKVEMTAMNWEVYPESMYHILNKFNSYPNMPPLIITENGAAFPDKVEDNVVHDTKRLQYLQATIGQVLRAKQEGIPVKGYFVWTFLDNFEWAEGYQPRFGLVHVDFQTQQRIVKSSGQWYANFLE
- a CDS encoding DUF72 domain-containing protein, with product MLSVLCVTYSHENCCIVMESVYYAGTSGILLPYKNKSYYPEKLQDKSRLAVCSLLFNSVEINSSFYHIPRAVTMLRWSHEVTDGFLFTFKLWKGITHAKGLAFEAADVARFMEAIAAVGEKKGCLLIQLPPSAHFDALLPLNRLLETIVGLPQSKGWRICVEFRHPSWYRAETMQLLDDYRFAMVLHDKNNKGINLQHTGANFIYLRFHGPGGDYRGSYDDAFLQEYSAYIKEWLSDGKDVFVYFNNTMGAAIANLNTLSAYVIEGDVR
- a CDS encoding Gfo/Idh/MocA family oxidoreductase, which produces MNHYLSRRSFVKKSALAGGAVLFANSVLGNIQLAKPNERVNLACVGLGNRGGEIIKALYATGLCNIVALCDVDLGAKQTEEILSMFPDAPRFQDFRVMFDKMSNQIDAVSIGTPDFSHFAITMLALDLGKHVYVEKPMARTFHEVELMTNKARKTPKIVTQMGNQGHSEANYFQFKAWEDAGIIKDVTRIDAHMNMPRRWHGWNVNMKGFPAAETSPQTLDWELWQMQTMGHDYNKDFVNGQWRCWYDFGMGALGDWGAHILDTAHEFLNLGLPTEVSAVNLDGHNSYFFPMSSTLNFHFPKRKRMPAVDINWYDGLNNLPPIPEGYGVSGLDPNIPAPSTGKLEPAKLNPGKIIYSKDLMFKGGSHGSTLQIIPESKAKDMESKLPVVPVSPSNHFANFLKACKGEEKTRSPFEIAGPLSQVFCLGVIAQRLNAKLIFDPEKKEIVNNIFANALLAGPPPTRGWEQYYSM